The window TCAACTATTAAGTCCTTCATAGTATCTGCCAAAGCAGCTCTTCCCATCATAAGACTTCCGTCTTCATGAGCAAATTTCTGCATGTTAAGCCCCAGCAGTTTATCAAAAGCAAACTCGTATATTTCCCACAATGCACCTATTGCCAAAGCGAAGGAAAAGGCAAAAACCGCAACAAACAAAGGGCTCAGATTTATTTGCACCTTTTCTGAATCATTCAGAAGCTTTACAATAGAAAATCCAAGTGCACCAATCATCGCACCGCTGAAGGTATGAAGTACCGTATCCCAGTGAGGTATCTTATAGTAAAAACTTCTCACCTCTCCTAAGTATATGGCCGCATACAAGAAAAATACAAAGACTATGTGCATAAACCCGGGAATATTTATTTTCCATTTTCTTTCTAACATTGATGGAAGAAACATAATAATCATACCCATAATGCACTGAATCAGCATAAGAACGTAGTCGCTTCTAAGCTTGACAAAAGCCTGCCCCACAACAGGCTTTGAAGGTGCAGTAATAACATTCACAAGTGAGAAGCCCGTTGACATGACCAATGTGGCAAAGACAAACCAAAAAGTCGTCTTTTCCCAATTTATTTTTTTCTTTATAAAAATAATATCACCCCACTAATTAATATAACTGTACAACATTTAAAAATATCTTATTGAATACTTTATATCACTGGAATTTAAGGGTCAAGTTTAATTTTTAACAGCTAAAAACAAACCGCATAATACTGCCAACTATGGATTGACATGATTATGCGGCTCCTTTGTATGAAAATCCTTCAAATTATTTATAAGACTTATTGTATATTTCAACAACATCTTTATCGGATAACTTCACCGGGTCGCAAGCAAACAAACCACCCATTGTATGCCTTGCATTCTTCGCCAGAGCCTCCATTTCGCTTTTCTCAATACCGTATTCGGACATTTTTAAATTGTCCATACCGCAAGCTTTTTGAAGCTCTAGGAGGGCTATTACAAAATCCATAGGCTCCTTTGCATCTTTTTTACCCAAGGCTACAGCCATATCAATCATCCTCTGACTGCACGCACCTGATTTCGCAAAAAATGTATAGTACTCCCTGCTCACCATAATAAGTCCTGCTCCATGGGGTAAATCCGGGTGAAATGCACTCATGGCATGTTCCAAAGAGTGTTCTGAAGTACAGCCGGATGTGGATTCAACCATTCCCGCAAGTGTATTTGCCAAAGCAACCTTTTCACGTGCCTCTTCATCGGAGCCGTCATTTACGGCTTTTGAAAGATATTTGCCTAAAAGCTCTATGCTCTTTAAGGCATACATATCACTCATTTCATTTGCAACTACATTAATATAGCCCTCTGTGCTGTGGAACAGTGCATCAAACCCCTGATACGCTGTAAGATGTGCAGGAACTGTCATCATGAGGTCAGGGTCAACGATAGACAATACAGGGAAGGTTTTATCATAGCCAAAACCGATTTTTTCATTGGTTTCGTCATTTGTTATAACTGTCCACGGGTCTGCTTCAGTACCCGTACCGGCAGTAGTTGTAATAGCTACTACAGGCAAAGGGTCAACAGCAACCGGCATACCCTTGCCGGAACCCCCGCCTACATAATCCCAATAATCACCTTCGTTTGAAGCCATTACAGCAATGGATTTTGCAGAATCAATACTGCTACCGCCTCCAAGACCAATAATGAAGTCGCAGCCACTCTCCCTTGCAAGTTTAGCTCCCTCCATAACATGAGGCTTTATGGGGTTTGGCAATATTTTATCAAATAGAATGAATTCAACATTTGCCTTTTTTAGCTCCTCTTCCAGTCTGCCCAGATAACCGTACTTTTTCACAGACGTTCCGGCTGATGTGACAATTAATGCTTTTTTCCCCGGCAAGGACTGATTATGAAGCTCTGAGAGCTGACCCTTACCAAAAAGTATTCTTGATGGAATAAAATAATTAAAACTCATATGGTGAAATCCTCCTTAATGCAATATCTCATGTATGAATATCCAATATATTTATACCCTTTAATTCATACTCCAATTACAAAATATGTAACTGTGTCTAAAATAATTATAGCATTATAGTTATTTAAAATCGAACTAATAAAAAAACAAGCCGCATAGTTACGCCAACTGAAGATTGACATTTATATGCGGCCTACCAAATTATATTATAAGGATGTTTTTCTTACTTGCCATAGTAAACTTTCAGGTACATATCCTTGATTTCACTTAAAAGTGGGTATCTTGGGTTGGCACCTGTGCACTGATCATCGAATGCCTGTTCAACCATTTCATCCAAGGTTGCAAGGAATTTTTTCTCATCCACGCCTGCTTCCTTGATAGTCTTTGGCAATCCTACTTTTGCCTTTAACTCATCTATTTTAACTATAAGCTTCTTAAATTTGTCTTCATCGCTGGAACCTGTAATTCCGATAAAGGATGCTATTTCAGCATATCTCTTTAGTATTTCAGGATATTTATACTGTGAGAACGCACCCATCTTTACAGGAGCTTCAGCTATGTTGAACTTCATAACTTCAGTAATCAAAAGTGCATTTGCCACACCGTGAGGCAGGTGGTGGAATGCTCCCAGCTTGTGAGCCATTGAGTGGCAAACACCCAGGAAGGCATTTGCAAATGCCATACCGGCCATTGTTGATGCGTCAGCCATTTTTTCCCTTGCTATAGGATCTTTTGCACCGTTTTCATATGCTGAAGGTAAGTATTCAAAAATGCTCTTTGTTGCCTGCAAAGCAAGACCCTTTGTATAGTCTGTTGAAAGCATTGAAGCATATGCTTCAAGGGCATGTGTCAATGCATCTATACCGGAAGCTGAGGTTAAGCCCTTAGGCATGTTCATCATAAGGTCTGCATCAACTATTGCCATCTTTGGCATTAGTTCATAGTCTGCAAGAGGATACTTTACACCTGTCTGTTCGTCAGTGATAACAGCAAACGGTGTTACCTCTGAACCTGTTCCTGCTGATGTAGGAATTGCAACAAAGTATGCCTTCTCGCCCATCTTAGGGAATGTGTATACTCTTTTTCTGATATCCATAAATCTCATTGCGAGGTCCTGGAAATCAACTTCAGGATGTTCATACATTGTCCACATGATTTTACCTGCATCCATTGCGGAACCTCCGCCTAATGCTATGATAACGTCAGGCTTGAAATCTCTCATTGCTTCAGCACCAACCTTTGCACAAGCAAGAGTAGGGTCAGGAGCTACATCAAAGAAAGTATGATGCTTGATATTCATATCATCCAAAAGATTTGTAACAGCTTTAGTATATCCATTGTTGTAAAGGAATGAGTCTGTAACTATGAATGCCCTTTGCTTATTCATTACGGTCTTGAGTTCTTTTAGTGCAACACCAAGGCATCCTTTCTTGAAATAAACCTTTTCAGGCGCTCTGAACCACAGCATATTCTCTCTCCTCTCAGCAACAGTCTTAATATTAATCAGATGCTTTACTCCGACATTTTCAGAAACGGAGTTGCCGCCCCATGAACCGCAACCAAGAGTGAGTGACGGAGCAAGTTTGAAGTTGTAAAGGTCTCCGATTCCACCCTGTGCTGATGGTGTATTTATAACAATTCTGCATGTCTTCATTGCTGCAGTAAATTTATCAAGTTTATCCTTGCTGTTTACAGTATCAATATATAATGATGCAGTATGACCGAAACCGCCGTCTGCTATAAGTCTTTCAGCCTTTAATACAGCATCATCGAAGCTCTTTGCCTTGTACATTGCAAGTACAGGTGAAAGCTTTTCGTGTGCGAAAGCTTCGGACAATTCAACTGACTCAACCTCTCCTACCAATATCTTCGCTTCAACAGGAACTTCAAAGCCTGCCAGTTTTGCAATATTGTGAGCTGACTGACCAACGATTTTAGCGTTTAATGCTCCGTTAATCAATATAACTTCTCTTACCTTCTGAGTTTCTTCCTTGTTGAGCATGTATGCTCCTCTGAGACTAAACTCTTTTTTAACTTCGTTGTATATTTTATCTAAAACGATTACTGACTGCTCGGAAGCACAAATCATACCGTTGTCAAATGTCTTTGAAACAATGATTGAACTTACAGCTGTCTTTATATCGGCACTTTCGTCAATTATTGCAGGTACATTACCCGGTCCGACGCCTATAGCCGGCTTTCCTGAGGAGTATGCAGCCTTAACCATACCCGGTCCGCCTGTGGCAAGTATTATATCAGCTTCCTTCATAACTCTTTCTGAAAGCTCTATTGTAGGTTCATCAACCCATCCGATGATTCCCTTTGGTGCACCTGCTGCAACAGCAGCTTCCAGTATTATATTTGCAGCCTCAATAGTGGATTTCTTTGCTCTCGGATGTGGTGAGAATATAATTCCGTTTCTGGTCTTCAAAGCGATAAGTGCCTTGAAAATTGCTGTTGAAGTTGGGTTTGTAGTTGGTACAATTGCTGCAACAACGCCAAGAGGTTCCGCTATCTTTGTGATACCAAAAGCTTCATCACGTTCAATAACACCACAGGTTTGTGTGTCCTTATATGCGTTATAAATGTATTCTGCTGCATAATGGTTCTTGATTACCTTGTCTTCTATAACACCCATTCCGGTTTCAGCCTGAGCCATTTTAGCAAGAGGAATTCTCTTTTTATTAGCAGCTAGTGAAGCAGCTAGAAATATTTTGTCAACCTGTTCCTGTGTAAATGTTGAATATTCTTGCTGTGCCTTTCTTATCTCTGCCAGTTTATCCAACAGAGTGTCAACACTATTTACTACCAAATTTTTCTTAGTCATAATAAGTCACACTCCATATTCTTGAAGTCAAAGTTGATTTGCTTCTGAATCTCCAACCAATATTTTTTATAACTCTGGGTATTGTTATTTTTTTAACAACCCTTAATTTCTTAGTGTTAATTATTTAACAATTAAATTGTAACCCTTTGTTAATTAATTGTCAATGTTTTTTTGATATTTTTTTACATTCCACATATTAACAAGTATTGTAAGATACGGTATTTATATTATAAAGAAATAGGAGTGAAGCTATAAACTGTATGCCCTTTTGCTAAAGCACCTCATGCAGTCTGGAGGAATTTATTACTGCAACCGCCTTACTTTTGAGGCGGTTATATATTTCCCCAGCTTTACCGCCTGTAAAATCTCTGGTCTCAGGCAGATCGTCCTCTATTATAACAAGCTTTTCCGCCTGCTCTGCTGCCTCCAGATTTCTGATATTCTGAAATCCCAAGGGCATATTACAGAGTACGGTAGTATGAGCTTTCTCTATATACGCAAGATTCTCGTTAAATAGCCTGTCTGTGATACTGGAGAACGGTTTTTCCACAAGATAATCTATACCAAATACCTCCGCTGAGGCTATATCACTGTCCCCCTGAAAAAAGACCCCGGCTGATACATAGTACCCCTGTTCGTAGAGCTGTCTTAATACACTTCCGGCTGTTCCCCCTCCGCCTATAACGTGAAACCTTACGGATTTGTTTTTCTCATTGACCTTATGTATATAAATATCCAGTAAACCTGTTATTCTGTTTTTGTAAACCAATGCATTTACACCATAAACGCGTGACAAGTTCATAGACGTAAGCACCTCCTCGGGACTTCCGTCTGACACAATTTTTCCATCATTCATAAGAACAAGCCTTGTACAGTATTTTGCTGCAATTTTCAGGTCATGGATTGCTGCTAACACGGTTTTTCCCTGTTCAGACAGGTCTCTTGCATATTTGAATATCTGTTCCTGATATGTAATATCCAGACTTGCGGTAGGCTCGTCCAAAAGTATGATATCTGTCTGCTGTGTCAAGGTTTTTGCAAAAAGCACTCTCTGCCGCTCTCCTCCTGACATTTCGTTTATTGCACAATCCTCCAGCTTCTCAGTATCTGTATACTCCATGTTTTTTCTTGCAATCTTAAAATCCTCTTTGCTCTCTCTTTGCATCCTTTTTAGATAAGGATATCTTCCCATAAGTACTACTTCCTTTGCGGGAAACGGGAAACCTATCTGGGTATTCTGATGCATCAGAGCAATCTTTTCCGCAAGACTTTTGTTACTCATCCGGTCTATCAATACTCCGTTAACCTTTACAGTACCTTCTGCCTTATAAATACCGTTAAGACATTTAAGCAGTGTGGTTTTCCCTGCACCGTTAGGGCCTATGAGACCAACCAGTTCTCCTTCTTTTACCTTAAGGCAAATATTATCGAGTATTCTTTTATTGTTAATCTCATAATTAAGGTTTTGAATTTCAATAATGCTCTCCATACTAGATTACCGCCCCTCCTTCCTTTTTGCTTCTTAGTAAAAGGTAAAGGAAATAAGGTGCTCCCACCAACGCTGTTATTATTCCTACTCCAATCTCGTAGGGAATGGCTACCACACGTGATACAAGGTCACAGGCCACAAGGAAAATTGCTCCTCCGATACTGCTGGCAGGCAGCAGCTTTTTATAGTTTGGTCCAACCAGAAGTCTCATTATATGGGGAACAATCAAACCCACAAAACTTATGGCTCCGCTGACACAAACCGCACTTGCTGTGGCAACGGAAACCAATATCAGCAGTACTGTTCTGATTTTTCCTGAACTTAATCCTACGGACTTTGCTTCCTCTTCCCCCAGCATAAGAACATTCAAGTCCCTTGAGAAAACAAACATAAGTGCAACACTTAGTATGATTGGAATTATCACCAGTTGTACGTGTTCCCACCGCCTCCCGTCAAGTCCTCCCGTGGACCAGAAAAGAAACTCCTTTACCTGATAATCATAGGACAGAGTAAGGATAATATTGGTTATTGCCCCTATAAAAGTACTCACCGCTATACCGGAAAGCATAAGTGTAAGTACGGGTACTTTTCCTTTCTGGTAGGACAGCAGGTAAATTACAAATATTGCAATAAATGCTCCCGTAAATGCAAAAAGCGGCATAAAATACATGCTTGCAGCAGTTAACCCCAGCTTTATAGCCAGAACAGCTCCCAATCCGGAACCGCTGGATATTCCCAACAATCCCGGATCAGCCATGGGATTTCTGAACATTCCCTGCATTACTGCCCCGGATGAGGCAAGGGCTGTACCTGCAAGTGCAGCTACTACCACTCTGGGGAACCTAACAAGAAAAATTATAGGCTCCTGTCCTTCAGCAAATGTGGCATGTTTTAATATACCTATATTTTTAAGTATGATTTTAAAGGTATCAAAAAAAGGTACGTTTACCGCCCCTATAGCTGTTCCCGCAACCATTACAATCAGCAGAAGCAGCAGCATTATCGGTATAAATCCTATATTTGTCAGAGCTTTTTTTATTTTTTTATTTTTCATTTTTCCTCCGGATTATTTAAACAGTCCCGGATAGGCAACCTTTGAAATATCCTCTACTGCCAGTACAGCGTATTGTGATGTTGATGAAATATGATTATACGGTACTGAAATAACTTTATTATTCTTTACTGCTTTTATATCTGCCAGTGCCTTATCGCCTTTTATCTTCTCATTCAAAGTATAAAAGCTAACCTTTGCGTCATAGTACCATGACGGCAGAATAATAATCTGTGGGTTATACTTTATTATCATTTCCTTGGATAATTCAGGCCATCCTTCAAGACCCTCCTTTGACACAGGGTTCATAAGACCGGCTCTTGTGACAATATCATCAAAATTTGTTCCCTTGCCGCTGGTGGTACCCATTTCACTGTAATCAAGTACTGTTTGCTTCTGGTCATCAGTCATTAGTTCAAGCCTGTCATTTACAGCCTTTAGCTTCTGCTCCATCCAAGCAATTATATCCTTGGCCTTGGCTGCCTCTCCTACAATTTTTCCTATGAGTTCAAGGTTATCTTCCACCTGCTTGATATTTGAGGGAGTATTTAGCATAAACACCGTTAAATTCGCATCTCTTAGCTGTTTAATGACATTTGCATCTGCCATTTTATCCAAAAAAACAAGGTCAGGCTGCAACGCAATTATTTTTTCCGCATTTGATTCAATCCTTTTACCGACTCCTTTAGCTTCATCAGCAATATTGGAAACTTTGGCATCGTCTGCATAATAAGTCATAGCCGCAATTCTGCTTTTGTCTACCAGTGACATAAGCATTTCACAGGTTCCAAGTGGCAAGCTTACTATTTTCTCAGGCTTAGCCTTAATAGTTACCTTTGTGCCTTTTGAATCCTCCAATGTGAGAGGATATTTATCTGTTGCAGTACTTTCTACGGATGTATCTATTGCCTTAGTAGTATCAGAAGCCTGCTGGTTTGTATCACTGCTGCAAGCTCCGAAGATTCCGGTAATAAAAATCATTGCAAGTATAAAAGATAAAATTTTCAAATTCCTTTTCATTTTACAATATCTCCTAAATATTTATTTTTTTACCCCTTTAAACATAAAAGCCCTTCAAACGTTTTGTGTTTAAAGGGCATAATTCCATCTTGGAATTTTTTATTAAACACACCCCCTATCACTCGTAGAGTTAACAGTGTACACTTACAGACAGGTATTCTGACTAAGGCATCAACACTCTCCATTCCTTCCCGGTTAATGTACCAGTGGATTATATGGAGAACTCCTCCAACACAGCGGCGGGACCGTACAGGGTTCAAACCTGTTTCCCTTATCTGTAGTTCTTATTAAGTTATATTGCATATATTAATATAAAACAAGTTTAATAGCAAATCCAAATCAGACACATTATCGTCCAAATTTCTTATTTTGGCGAATCTGTCAATTAAATACAATATTTATCAAAGTTTATTAATCTTTGATAATCTCCCTTAAAAAGCTTTGTCCCGGAAAAGCATTCTCTGCATTAAATACTTCTGCAATAGTGCAGGCTATATCAGCAAAGGTTTCTCG of the Ruminiclostridium papyrosolvens DSM 2782 genome contains:
- a CDS encoding FecCD family ABC transporter permease, which codes for MKNKKIKKALTNIGFIPIMLLLLLIVMVAGTAIGAVNVPFFDTFKIILKNIGILKHATFAEGQEPIIFLVRFPRVVVAALAGTALASSGAVMQGMFRNPMADPGLLGISSGSGLGAVLAIKLGLTAASMYFMPLFAFTGAFIAIFVIYLLSYQKGKVPVLTLMLSGIAVSTFIGAITNIILTLSYDYQVKEFLFWSTGGLDGRRWEHVQLVIIPIILSVALMFVFSRDLNVLMLGEEEAKSVGLSSGKIRTVLLILVSVATASAVCVSGAISFVGLIVPHIMRLLVGPNYKKLLPASSIGGAIFLVACDLVSRVVAIPYEIGVGIITALVGAPYFLYLLLRSKKEGGAVI
- the adhE gene encoding bifunctional acetaldehyde-CoA/alcohol dehydrogenase; its protein translation is MTKKNLVVNSVDTLLDKLAEIRKAQQEYSTFTQEQVDKIFLAASLAANKKRIPLAKMAQAETGMGVIEDKVIKNHYAAEYIYNAYKDTQTCGVIERDEAFGITKIAEPLGVVAAIVPTTNPTSTAIFKALIALKTRNGIIFSPHPRAKKSTIEAANIILEAAVAAGAPKGIIGWVDEPTIELSERVMKEADIILATGGPGMVKAAYSSGKPAIGVGPGNVPAIIDESADIKTAVSSIIVSKTFDNGMICASEQSVIVLDKIYNEVKKEFSLRGAYMLNKEETQKVREVILINGALNAKIVGQSAHNIAKLAGFEVPVEAKILVGEVESVELSEAFAHEKLSPVLAMYKAKSFDDAVLKAERLIADGGFGHTASLYIDTVNSKDKLDKFTAAMKTCRIVINTPSAQGGIGDLYNFKLAPSLTLGCGSWGGNSVSENVGVKHLINIKTVAERRENMLWFRAPEKVYFKKGCLGVALKELKTVMNKQRAFIVTDSFLYNNGYTKAVTNLLDDMNIKHHTFFDVAPDPTLACAKVGAEAMRDFKPDVIIALGGGSAMDAGKIMWTMYEHPEVDFQDLAMRFMDIRKRVYTFPKMGEKAYFVAIPTSAGTGSEVTPFAVITDEQTGVKYPLADYELMPKMAIVDADLMMNMPKGLTSASGIDALTHALEAYASMLSTDYTKGLALQATKSIFEYLPSAYENGAKDPIAREKMADASTMAGMAFANAFLGVCHSMAHKLGAFHHLPHGVANALLITEVMKFNIAEAPVKMGAFSQYKYPEILKRYAEIASFIGITGSSDEDKFKKLIVKIDELKAKVGLPKTIKEAGVDEKKFLATLDEMVEQAFDDQCTGANPRYPLLSEIKDMYLKVYYGK
- a CDS encoding iron-containing alcohol dehydrogenase, which gives rise to MSFNYFIPSRILFGKGQLSELHNQSLPGKKALIVTSAGTSVKKYGYLGRLEEELKKANVEFILFDKILPNPIKPHVMEGAKLARESGCDFIIGLGGGSSIDSAKSIAVMASNEGDYWDYVGGGSGKGMPVAVDPLPVVAITTTAGTGTEADPWTVITNDETNEKIGFGYDKTFPVLSIVDPDLMMTVPAHLTAYQGFDALFHSTEGYINVVANEMSDMYALKSIELLGKYLSKAVNDGSDEEAREKVALANTLAGMVESTSGCTSEHSLEHAMSAFHPDLPHGAGLIMVSREYYTFFAKSGACSQRMIDMAVALGKKDAKEPMDFVIALLELQKACGMDNLKMSEYGIEKSEMEALAKNARHTMGGLFACDPVKLSDKDVVEIYNKSYK
- a CDS encoding ABC transporter ATP-binding protein, with the translated sequence MESIIEIQNLNYEINNKRILDNICLKVKEGELVGLIGPNGAGKTTLLKCLNGIYKAEGTVKVNGVLIDRMSNKSLAEKIALMHQNTQIGFPFPAKEVVLMGRYPYLKRMQRESKEDFKIARKNMEYTDTEKLEDCAINEMSGGERQRVLFAKTLTQQTDIILLDEPTASLDITYQEQIFKYARDLSEQGKTVLAAIHDLKIAAKYCTRLVLMNDGKIVSDGSPEEVLTSMNLSRVYGVNALVYKNRITGLLDIYIHKVNEKNKSVRFHVIGGGGTAGSVLRQLYEQGYYVSAGVFFQGDSDIASAEVFGIDYLVEKPFSSITDRLFNENLAYIEKAHTTVLCNMPLGFQNIRNLEAAEQAEKLVIIEDDLPETRDFTGGKAGEIYNRLKSKAVAVINSSRLHEVL
- a CDS encoding ABC transporter substrate-binding protein produces the protein MKRNLKILSFILAMIFITGIFGACSSDTNQQASDTTKAIDTSVESTATDKYPLTLEDSKGTKVTIKAKPEKIVSLPLGTCEMLMSLVDKSRIAAMTYYADDAKVSNIADEAKGVGKRIESNAEKIIALQPDLVFLDKMADANVIKQLRDANLTVFMLNTPSNIKQVEDNLELIGKIVGEAAKAKDIIAWMEQKLKAVNDRLELMTDDQKQTVLDYSEMGTTSGKGTNFDDIVTRAGLMNPVSKEGLEGWPELSKEMIIKYNPQIIILPSWYYDAKVSFYTLNEKIKGDKALADIKAVKNNKVISVPYNHISSTSQYAVLAVEDISKVAYPGLFK